Below is a genomic region from Nitrospira sp..
AAAATTTTTCTGTTTCGCCTTCCCGCCCCCAATCGGCCATTGGGCCAACCAGTATTGCCACCGACGTATCTTTCCTTGGTTGGTTTCTTTCGCATCAATTCGAGTGACGCCGGATATACCTGACTTGTTGTTCTTTTTCTTGATCTGGCAGTATTCAGACCGAGTCAACGGCTTAAGCCTTATGATCAGCTTGTCTCGGTGCACCTTCGCCGCATCAAGGGCGCCTTTCGCTTCCCCCTGTAGACCGTGTCCGTAAAGTGCCGACGATAGACCCGCCCCCGCGGTTGAACGGTGACTACCCAGGAATGGGTATGGGATTCCTCATGGTCAATGCGATAGATATGCTTCACAGCTAGCAATTTCCGGCAAGGATTTCCGCACGCCAATCTATTCCACCGCTACGCCCTTTGGGACTCCTTTGCGTTTCCTATACGCCTTCTTGGCGGCTAGAGTGGCGCATTTATGGGAACAGTATTTCTTCTTCCCATTTGCGAGAAAGATCTCCTGACATTTCCCTCTGTTGCAAACCCGACAACTCAAGGTGAGGCAGTCCATGGCCATCGAGACCACTAGGGCAGTGATCTCCTCTGGTGCATCTTGGTTTACTGGCCCATATCTGGAGGTAAGGCGAAAGTCAGAGACAGCCCAGAATCGCACCATCTTTACTTTGTAAGGCTCTGTCTGCTTGCCTTGTTTGAGTCGCATGATGGCAGTTCTTATTTGGTTGCGCCATTTCTTCCGATTGGCAGTAAGAGTTGCCAGGTTGATTGCCTGGTTCCGTTCAAACCCCGCGTATTCAAGAAACACTACCCACTCATTTCTATCTGCAATTGAGGCTGGCCATGCCTGCCGTGGCTTCTCCGCATTCTCTGATGGATAGAGTTGATGCCAGAGCCATCGTGCCCGTTCCTCTGGGGTCGTTCCAACTCGCATCGTGGTCTTGTTCCAAAGGACTTCCTGTGTGGCGGATACTGGTGTGTCCATATATATGTCTATCGTATCTATCCCTTTCTGTACAGTTGCCCTTTGATCGTTTCTGCTGAATCACGTAAGCAATTGTTCAATATAAAGAAATTACCGCCAAGACCAGAACAGTTTAGCAAATCGCTGAAACAAGGTAGCTATAAGTAAGGAAGCAATAAACTTCACGGCACGGTGATGCGTATTGCTGGCATAAATCATTAACCCATTTTCAAAAGGACAAGCACCATGCAGTCATTCAATTCTACTTCATCACATCAATCAACCTTTCCCGACCTGGCCAAGCGCCTGGTGTCGTTCGATTCCATCATGCGAGACCCCTTACCACCAATTGACTGGTTGGTAGAGTCCCTGATCCCCAACGGGACACGCACGGTCGTATTTGGTGAATTTGGCTCCATGAAGTCGTGGACCCTTCTAGACTTGGCCCTGCATATTGCAGCAGGCCGAAAGTGGCTGGACACGTTCGACATCCCACAGGCCAGGTCCGTCTTATACATTGACGAAGAAATGCCCGAGCACGAATTGCGCCGTCGGGTAAAACGCCTTGGGGAGGGGCTTGAATTGCGCGATGTCTCCATCCCCTTTCGGGCTACCAGCCATCTTGGCGTTCGCTTTCATGAGGACCAAGTGGAGCGGTTACTCCTCGAATTGCATACAGAAGGATTCGACCCTGACATCATTCTAGTCGAAACCCTGAGGCGTGTCCTGAATGGCAACGAGAACGATGCGACAGATGTCGGAGAATTTTGGCACAGTGTGGCTCCCATTCTGGTTGCTAAGAAAACGCTCATTGTTGCTCATCACATGAAGAAACCCAGTTTACAAAAGCATGAGCCAAACAGGCACCGTGCGAGTGGCTCAACTGACATTCTGGCTGGTGCAGATATGGCTTATGCCATCACCAGGCACCAAGATCATTTAACGATTAGCTGTGAGAAAAATCGTGTGGCGCCTGAGATCAAGCCCTTTAGTGTACAACTGGTGGTTGACGAAAATGATGAAGAACAAGGTCCGATCATCATGCAGTATGTTGGCCTGCCTCAACTCAGCGATGAAGAACTAACCAAATTAGAGCAGGCCAAGGGTGCCATTCTCGCCTTCCTTCAAGATCAGCAGCTGTTCGTTGCTACAAGGGAGGATATCCTCGCTGATCTCAAACAGCATGACATTGCCGAGCGAACAGGAGATCGAGCGTTGGGGGTCCTGTATAAGACCGGAGTCGTCGAAAAGGCGGAACGTGGTCTCTACCGACTACGGTTAGGATTGAAGGCTGTCTAAGGCAAAATGGCGGGGAAGGCGAATCCGCCAACCGCCAACGCCTATAGATAGAAGACGTGGCGGCGGATACCGACCGCCGCCCCTGTCACTTCTATCCGCGCCCCGTACCATGATCCGCCATGACGGAATCTTGGCGGAAATTGTGAAAGCTTAGTTGAATATGAAGAGTTCGGTCTATCACTCAGTGTTACGGAGACACCGAAACAGCTGTCACTGATGATCTGAGTGAATGATTATCGATAATAGAGTGAGAGAGAAGTTTAGTGAGTCAGTCTGACCGGTGAAGGGTTCTATGTCCCCTCTTGGAACATACAAAAAGAGTGAAAGGTGCTTGTAATAGTTCCAAGGGGTTATGAAAGTGGAAATACAAGGCGAAGGTTCATCTCAAGGGTCAGTGAGGTTGAAGGATATTGCACCCATGAAACAAAGGGCAACCATTAACCAACAAGGCTACAAACGGCTCTACAGTGTTCACGAGGCGGCTCACTATCTTGGCCGGTCTGCGTGGTCTGTGAGGAGGTTAGTCTGGGCGGGGGAGTTACCCTGTGTGCGTGGTGGAGGTAGAGTTCACGTTGACGTGAAGGATATGGAAGCTTTCATAGAACAGCACAAGGAGCGAGGTTGACAGGATATTATTCTAGGAATTATCCTATGGAGTAATTTGCATGAAGCTTCGAATCATTCGAAAAGAGAGAGGTATCTCTCAGAAGGACTTAGCCACAAAGCTAGGAATGAGTCAGGCCTACCTCTGTAATCTGGAAAAGGGAAAGGCAAACGTTTCCCTTCATACGTTGCGGCGTCTGGCGAAAGCCTTGAAGGTCCGAGTAGCGGACCTTTTGGCGGATGAGTAAGGAGGTCATATGGGCATGCTGTATCGGCGAAGTAAGCGGGACCCTGTCACCCGTCAGAAGGTAGAGTTCGGTCCTTGGTGGATCAAGTTTTATGACAATGGCCGCCCCATCCGTGAGAGCACCGGGACGACCGATAAAACCGAAGCTCGCCGCCGGTTGAAGGAGAAGGAGGGCAAGGTTTCTGAGGGGCTTTATTCAGGGCCACAGGTTGAGCGGACGAAATTCGAGGATCTTGTGCAGGGGATTAAGCAAGACTATGCCTTGAACGAACGGAAATCTTTACGACGGCTCAATGACTACATCACGCACCTGTCTACCTCTTTTGGATATATGAGAGTGAGGGCCATCACGACGGACAAGATTACGGCCTACATTGCAAAACGTCGGGAACAGGGGGCGGCAAATGGAACGATCAACCGTGAGCTAGGATGTTTGAAACGAATGTTTAAGCTGGCTCACCAACAGACCCCGCCAAAGGTGGCGCGTCTTCCACATATTCCCATGCTTGAAGAGCACAACATCCGATCAGGATTCTTGGAGCATGAAGACTTTTTGGCATTGAGGGGCGCATTGCCAGACTATGCGAAGGTCGCTGTGACCTTGGCTTACTATAGCGGTATGAGGATGGGGGAAGTCTATTCCCTTGAATGGAAGCAGATCAATTGGACTGAGGGGAAGCTGTACCTTCGGGCACAGGAGACCAAAACGGATACGCCAAGGATTCTCTATCTGACCGGCGACTTGTTGAAGGTTCTATCCGCTTGGAAGGGACGCTGTGAGAAGAAATGGCCGTCTTGTCCCTGGATCTGCCATCGGGGAGGGATACGCCTTGAAAGCCTGAAGCATTCCTGGCGCAAAGGGTGCCAGTGTGTTGGATTAGGTACGATGGTCAAGGATGAGGAGACCGGTGAACTGGTTTGGAACGGCCCTATCCCTCATGACTTTCGCCGGACTGCGGTACGGAACATGGTACGGGCTGGGATACCTGAAAAGATTGCGATGGCCATCTCAGGACACAAGACCCGTTCGGTCTTTGATCGGTACAACATCGTGAATGAAACTGACCTGGTGAGAGCAGCAAAAAGCTTGTCTGATTACTTTGAACGAGAAAAGCAGGGAAGTATGGGCACACTGGCGGGCACACTTACGGAAAAGATTGCTCCTGAGGTTCAAGGGGATGATGCCGAACTTGTTGGAATGTCAGCAGGAGGGTTGGAGCTGGCGAGAGGAATCGAACCTCCAACCTGCGGTTTACAAAATGTCTCGAGTCCCACCGCAGACAACCTAAACCAGCAAGAAACAACAAAACAGGACCCCCCAGACATGGGGCTAGATGGGGCTAGTTTGTCCTGTCCTGGTAGCAGCGTGGTAGCAGAGGAGGATGATTAGGATACCCCATGGTCTTTAAAAGTTTGGTAGGAAGGGCGGTTGCGAAGGCAGTGGAACCGGCTGAGGAGATGAGCCTGTAGGGGAATCGGAGAAAGCATTGAGCTCCCGATTCTGCAACCTCGTCGCAAGCAGCCTCAAGACAGATTTCCTGTTTTGACTCCACCGGCATTTAGTGAAAGGCGTATGTCTTGGTCAATGACCGCAGCGAAAGAGAGTGTCCCTTTTACCGTTCAAGCTTACGGAACGCCCTGCAGGCCGAGGAGACGTGAGCATTGCCTCTTTCGCTCCCTCTCTTTCTATCGTTTTCCTTTGCCACCCTTCCGCGACGTCCAGATGACGACCCCGGCCTTCCGCGCAGCGCCTTCCAGCGGTCCATCCGCGGTCGCAAGTGCCAGCCCTGTCCGAACCGCGACGTCCAGATAGGCCGCATCATAGGCCGACAGCCCGTGTTCACGTCCTAGCGGGATGACCGTCTCCAGAATCCCGCCGACCGGCACCGACATTTCAGAGATCGACAAATTTCCCAATAATGCCACAAACCGCACGATGTCCGCTTTCCCGATGCGCTTGCGCCGCTCGGCCACGAGCACGGCATTGGCGACCTCAAGTGCCCACACGGATGGCACGACGACCGTCTGCCCTTCCAATGCATCGAGCACATCGTCCGCATACTCGCTGTGCTCGTCGGGAAAGCACCAGGCCAGCGCGACTGATGCATCGACTACGATGCCTTTCAAAACCGCCTGCCTTCCTCGATCATCTCCCGCACGGTCATGGAATCCGCTTTAACCCGCCCCCGCAGCTCATGCATCCCTTCCACAATCTCCTGATGGGTCAGCCGCCGTGCCTCCCGCCCGACAGGCACCAGCATCGCGGCCGGGACGCCATGCTTGGTAATGGTGATGGTCTCGCCCTTGCTGACCCGGTCAAGTAGCGCCGACAGGTGGGTTTTGGCTTCAAATGCCCCGATCGTCTCCATTGCTCCTCCTCTCACAGACTAGTTTAAACTAGTTGAACTTTACCCGATCCGCCTTCCCCTGTCAATCTCCGCGTACTGCGTAGCCCCAGACGTACTCGCCCTCGATGTTCGCTGAGAGACCAATTTATGGGGCCCACATTGAAAGAGTTCTTACAAAGCCGTGCTGGCTTCAAAAGAATGGTCTCAATTTCTTTCGAAGCGATCGACGCTTGGAAAGCCGCTGTGCATGTTCGAGTGCTGACACGCTCCAAGATTACAGAATCCGTTCACTGCGCGCTCCAAGCATGACCACCAAGACTCCCTTCTGATCCATTTGACTCTTCGCCAGTGGTTCTCGTGTATCAGAAACAACTCTGCTACATTAGAAGTTGTTGCTCGTGCGAGTACGGGGGGGTCCTTCATGACCACGAAAACATTAGATCAGCACATTGAAACAAGCCTTGATATTGCAGGGGGGAAACCCCGTATTGCAGGCCATCGTATTACCGTGCGCGATATTGTCATGTGGCATGAACGGTTGGGGAAAAGTGTCGATGAAATTGCCAGCGACTACGGTCTGACGCTGGCCGATGTCCATGCCGCACTCGCCTACTATTTTGATCATCGCGCCGATATCGACAAAGACATGGCTGACGGCCAGGCCTTTGCCGAGTCCTTACGCCACACCACGCCCTCCAAGCTCAAGCAGAATGCCGGGCAAAATTGAGTTCTATCTCGACGAACACGTTCCCAGAGCCGTTGTGCAAGGCTTGCGCGAACGAGGCGTTGATATCAAAACAGTGGGTGAAGCAGGTCTCCTCAGCGCACCCGATACTCCGCATCTGCAGCGAGCCCGTGCTGAACGGCGGGTAATTTTTACGCAAGATAGCGATTTCCTCCGTCTCCATGCTGCTGGGCATCTTCGTTGTGGCATCGTGTATGCCCCACAAGGCACGTCGATCGGAGAGACCATTCATGGTTTATGGTTTGTTGTTACTCCACCAGGTCCTTGATGCTGACGAGATGGAAGGACACATCGAGTTTCTGTAAGCACGTCCGGTACCCACCTCTTTGCCCTCTTTGAGGGTAGTCCTCACGACCTCCCATAGGCTTCAGATTTTCAATAGGTCCTCCGGAAGATAGCCTCTCATGACGCGCCTATCGACCTCTATTTTTTCTTGACAATCACACCAAGACTCCCGCCCTTTTGGTTTTAACTGAGGATCGGACCAGTTTGCACGATCTGTTCAAAACCTTTCGGAGACTGGGTCAGCTGCTCGTCCCATCTGAGGAAGCCTACGAAGACGCCGGTGGCGTCTTACGGCAGCTTCAAGCCGTCCATGGATACCGTCTCCGACAGGCTCATTCACTCACCCACGACGTCCTCATTGCGCTGTCAGTCCGTGCCATTGGTGGGACCGTCGTGACGCAGAATCAACAGGACCTTCTAGCCATCCAGTCCATCCGTCCCTTCAACCTCAGTCTGGTTTAGGAGTAGCCGGAAACGTCTGATCGTTTCGCACGCTGCTCGTCTCGGATTCTCATCCCTTCTTTACTACAACTAAGGTGCTACTTCCCCTCCGGCCTCGCAGGCCGTTCGGTCTTCCACTGCGGTCACCAACCATCTGACGCGTAGTCGATCGCCTGCTGGCCGATAAGCGGGTCAAGCCTAACACCGTCTCGAAGCCGACTCGTTGACTCTCTTCCGCCGTGGCGAATGGGTTTGGTCGCTTTGGTCTCTCTGAACAGGACCGTCTC
It encodes:
- a CDS encoding AP2 domain-containing protein: MTRSEYCQIKKKNNKSGISGVTRIDAKETNQGKIRRWQYWLAQWPIGGGKAKQKNFSIKIYGEQGARQRAVHARQAALKRLAKN
- a CDS encoding AAA family ATPase translates to MQSFNSTSSHQSTFPDLAKRLVSFDSIMRDPLPPIDWLVESLIPNGTRTVVFGEFGSMKSWTLLDLALHIAAGRKWLDTFDIPQARSVLYIDEEMPEHELRRRVKRLGEGLELRDVSIPFRATSHLGVRFHEDQVERLLLELHTEGFDPDIILVETLRRVLNGNENDATDVGEFWHSVAPILVAKKTLIVAHHMKKPSLQKHEPNRHRASGSTDILAGADMAYAITRHQDHLTISCEKNRVAPEIKPFSVQLVVDENDEEQGPIIMQYVGLPQLSDEELTKLEQAKGAILAFLQDQQLFVATREDILADLKQHDIAERTGDRALGVLYKTGVVEKAERGLYRLRLGLKAV
- a CDS encoding helix-turn-helix domain-containing protein, producing MKQRATINQQGYKRLYSVHEAAHYLGRSAWSVRRLVWAGELPCVRGGGRVHVDVKDMEAFIEQHKERG
- a CDS encoding helix-turn-helix transcriptional regulator; the protein is MKLRIIRKERGISQKDLATKLGMSQAYLCNLEKGKANVSLHTLRRLAKALKVRVADLLADE
- a CDS encoding tyrosine-type recombinase/integrase encodes the protein MGMLYRRSKRDPVTRQKVEFGPWWIKFYDNGRPIRESTGTTDKTEARRRLKEKEGKVSEGLYSGPQVERTKFEDLVQGIKQDYALNERKSLRRLNDYITHLSTSFGYMRVRAITTDKITAYIAKRREQGAANGTINRELGCLKRMFKLAHQQTPPKVARLPHIPMLEEHNIRSGFLEHEDFLALRGALPDYAKVAVTLAYYSGMRMGEVYSLEWKQINWTEGKLYLRAQETKTDTPRILYLTGDLLKVLSAWKGRCEKKWPSCPWICHRGGIRLESLKHSWRKGCQCVGLGTMVKDEETGELVWNGPIPHDFRRTAVRNMVRAGIPEKIAMAISGHKTRSVFDRYNIVNETDLVRAAKSLSDYFEREKQGSMGTLAGTLTEKIAPEVQGDDAELVGMSAGGLELARGIEPPTCGLQNVSSPTADNLNQQETTKQDPPDMGLDGASLSCPGSSVVAEEDD
- a CDS encoding type II toxin-antitoxin system VapC family toxin — translated: MKGIVVDASVALAWCFPDEHSEYADDVLDALEGQTVVVPSVWALEVANAVLVAERRKRIGKADIVRFVALLGNLSISEMSVPVGGILETVIPLGREHGLSAYDAAYLDVAVRTGLALATADGPLEGAARKAGVVIWTSRKGGKGKR
- a CDS encoding type II toxin-antitoxin system Phd/YefM family antitoxin, producing the protein METIGAFEAKTHLSALLDRVSKGETITITKHGVPAAMLVPVGREARRLTHQEIVEGMHELRGRVKADSMTVREMIEEGRRF
- a CDS encoding DUF433 domain-containing protein; its protein translation is MTTKTLDQHIETSLDIAGGKPRIAGHRITVRDIVMWHERLGKSVDEIASDYGLTLADVHAALAYYFDHRADIDKDMADGQAFAESLRHTTPSKLKQNAGQN
- a CDS encoding DUF5615 family PIN-like protein, with the protein product MPGKIEFYLDEHVPRAVVQGLRERGVDIKTVGEAGLLSAPDTPHLQRARAERRVIFTQDSDFLRLHAAGHLRCGIVYAPQGTSIGETIHGLWFVVTPPGP